A window of the Bacteriovorax sp. PP10 genome harbors these coding sequences:
- a CDS encoding TonB-dependent receptor: MKFFFPVFMLLVSQIAFSQTEPNGSLELDSIVIKGSKEKKKYKDTTTSITVLKDDTYKEGVTDNSISALNGQSNVQVNRDSKGETFSIRGIKNTGVTGYQKDNLASIIIDDVFQTDLAIKAGSFDLWDMDRIEILRGAQSTTQGFNSLAGTILVNHNEPTFFTEGKLKLGYASFDRKEVGVATNQEIIPGKLTSRVAYNKETSDGFITNTTTNNKDWGYKNRDNFNAKLLYQATNDDKLLFDVKVMRNKSGGNYVQGPDPFKRQVTEDVDLSSRVGNQQTSLRYLKTINENFSNTAILAYSQSTFKEASDSDGAQVNLAGTRQEDHKDNFYSLENLLYFKNDKVNNMLGMNISNYTLREHHDFKLLFPIGGVNTTPVAVIQDSKNIRTIYSIFNSFTYDFNDEHSVNLGGRVEFSNNKFGTSVVAKRTEDTGSAGTNTTVDNYLIKSSGSYGDKEENFIFLPKLGYVYHMNARNHFGAAYTEAYRSGGLSINRSRAIPVSYDPERTNNYELSHKYEQSQFNISTNVFYTNWKHQQVSVRLSNDFYDTQVENASRSEVYGAEVQSNYYLTQAQTVTLNAGYVHTRFVDFKKSGFNYTGKEFPNAPNVTAMLNYKIMLTDMWALGASGRFLGKSFSNAENNREITDQYYFDVNTQYAFSSYSLELYVKNIFDKEYVIYDGSPSSALTNATGTYNVKYYQINTPRELGFRVNYFW; the protein is encoded by the coding sequence ATGAAATTTTTCTTTCCCGTATTTATGTTACTTGTTTCTCAAATTGCTTTTTCTCAAACTGAACCTAATGGATCGCTAGAACTTGATTCAATTGTTATCAAAGGTAGTAAGGAAAAAAAGAAATACAAAGACACCACAACGAGCATCACTGTTTTAAAAGATGATACGTACAAAGAAGGAGTAACTGATAACTCAATTTCAGCTCTTAATGGACAGTCTAACGTTCAGGTTAATAGAGACAGCAAAGGTGAGACATTCAGTATCAGAGGTATTAAAAATACCGGTGTAACAGGTTACCAAAAAGATAACCTTGCCTCGATTATCATCGACGATGTTTTTCAGACAGACCTCGCAATTAAAGCGGGAAGTTTTGACTTATGGGATATGGATAGAATTGAAATTCTTCGTGGGGCCCAGTCGACAACTCAAGGGTTCAACTCTCTTGCCGGAACTATTTTAGTTAACCACAATGAGCCGACATTTTTCACAGAAGGGAAATTGAAATTAGGTTACGCCTCTTTCGATAGAAAAGAAGTAGGAGTCGCGACTAACCAGGAAATCATTCCAGGGAAATTAACTTCTAGAGTTGCTTACAATAAAGAAACGTCAGACGGCTTCATTACAAATACTACAACTAACAACAAAGACTGGGGATATAAAAACCGCGATAACTTCAATGCGAAACTTTTATACCAGGCCACAAATGACGATAAACTTCTCTTCGACGTAAAAGTGATGAGAAATAAATCAGGTGGTAATTACGTTCAAGGCCCTGATCCATTCAAACGTCAGGTTACTGAAGATGTCGATCTAAGCTCACGTGTTGGAAATCAGCAGACGAGTCTTCGTTACTTAAAAACGATCAACGAAAACTTTAGCAATACAGCGATTCTTGCTTACTCTCAAAGTACTTTTAAGGAAGCATCGGACTCTGATGGAGCACAGGTTAATCTTGCGGGTACGAGGCAAGAAGACCATAAAGACAATTTCTACAGCTTGGAAAACTTACTTTATTTTAAAAATGATAAAGTAAACAACATGCTGGGAATGAATATTTCAAATTACACTCTTCGTGAGCACCATGATTTTAAATTGCTCTTTCCGATTGGTGGAGTGAACACAACTCCGGTTGCTGTTATCCAGGACTCTAAAAACATCCGCACGATTTACTCGATCTTCAATTCATTCACATATGACTTCAATGATGAGCATTCAGTTAATCTTGGTGGGCGAGTTGAGTTTTCAAATAACAAGTTTGGAACAAGTGTTGTTGCTAAAAGAACAGAAGATACAGGAAGTGCCGGAACCAATACGACGGTTGATAACTATTTAATTAAGTCTTCTGGAAGTTATGGAGACAAAGAAGAGAACTTCATCTTCCTTCCAAAACTTGGTTACGTTTATCACATGAACGCCCGCAATCACTTTGGAGCTGCTTATACTGAAGCTTACAGAAGTGGTGGTTTAAGTATCAACAGAAGTAGAGCGATCCCCGTTTCATACGACCCGGAAAGAACCAACAACTATGAGTTGTCGCATAAATATGAGCAGTCTCAATTTAATATCTCAACAAACGTTTTTTACACTAACTGGAAACACCAACAGGTTTCGGTTCGCCTTTCAAACGATTTTTATGACACTCAAGTTGAAAATGCTTCAAGATCAGAAGTGTACGGGGCAGAAGTTCAAAGTAATTATTACTTAACACAGGCCCAAACAGTCACTTTAAATGCTGGGTATGTTCACACGCGCTTTGTGGATTTCAAAAAGAGCGGATTTAATTATACAGGTAAAGAGTTTCCCAATGCTCCCAATGTAACGGCGATGCTTAACTATAAGATTATGCTTACGGATATGTGGGCCCTTGGAGCAAGTGGGCGATTCCTGGGAAAATCATTCTCAAATGCTGAAAACAATAGAGAAATTACAGACCAGTACTACTTCGACGTGAACACGCAGTATGCATTTTCTTCCTACTCTCTGGAACTTTACGTGAAAAATATTTTCGACAAAGAATATGTGATATATGATGGGTCGCCGAGTTCAGCGTTAACTAATGCAACAGGTACTTATAATGTTAAGTACTATCAAATCAATACCCCGAGAGAGCTAGGCTTCAGGGTAAATTATTTTTGGTAA
- a CDS encoding MFS transporter, giving the protein MKNNVFSGNILFYLLAIAVGVSVSCLYLNQPLLQTLGNELNTTVGNIGLVASFTQIGYALGLFFIVPLGDVVPKKKLILIKQSLLIVTLIAAALATSWITLLIASMFMGIFATVAQDYIAYSTDLADEKSRGKVIGLVMSGLFMGILCSRTLSGVVAGISGWRSVFILFALSSIILSIIVYYKVPTVLTSAKTTYVELLKSLIFQFKTKKKLRTSLFTQGLLGFAFSAFWTNLSFYLGGPTFNLSPTQIGLFGIAGAAGVLGAPIAGRMADKQSAYIGINFGIILVFASFVLMYLIPTSLIILALGAVIFDLGLQIALVSHQSIIFSLEASARARINAIFMTGLFTFFALGSLISVRLQQDYGWTAVLLSGIVTSALAFVLARKAAKE; this is encoded by the coding sequence ATGAAAAACAATGTATTCTCAGGGAATATTTTATTCTATCTTCTTGCTATTGCGGTAGGTGTTTCTGTTTCATGTCTTTATTTAAATCAACCTCTACTGCAAACACTTGGAAATGAATTAAATACCACTGTCGGAAACATTGGCTTAGTCGCAAGTTTTACACAAATTGGTTATGCCCTTGGACTCTTTTTTATTGTTCCTCTAGGTGATGTTGTCCCTAAAAAGAAATTGATCTTAATTAAACAATCCCTTCTGATTGTCACTCTTATTGCTGCTGCTCTTGCAACCAGTTGGATTACGCTTTTAATCGCAAGTATGTTCATGGGGATTTTTGCAACTGTCGCTCAAGACTATATTGCTTACAGTACAGATCTTGCTGACGAAAAATCTCGTGGAAAAGTTATCGGGCTTGTGATGAGTGGTCTCTTCATGGGGATTCTTTGCTCAAGAACACTCTCTGGTGTCGTGGCCGGAATTAGTGGATGGAGATCAGTCTTTATTCTTTTTGCTCTTTCATCAATCATTCTTTCAATCATTGTTTATTATAAAGTACCGACTGTACTTACAAGTGCCAAAACAACTTACGTCGAACTGTTAAAATCTTTAATTTTCCAGTTTAAAACAAAGAAGAAACTTCGCACGTCGCTTTTTACTCAAGGTCTCCTTGGTTTTGCTTTCAGTGCTTTCTGGACCAACCTTTCTTTCTATTTAGGTGGACCTACTTTTAATCTTTCCCCTACTCAAATTGGTCTCTTTGGTATTGCAGGAGCTGCCGGAGTTTTAGGTGCACCGATTGCCGGAAGAATGGCCGACAAACAAAGCGCTTATATCGGAATTAATTTCGGGATCATTTTAGTTTTTGCTTCTTTCGTTTTAATGTATTTGATTCCCACATCACTTATCATCCTTGCTCTTGGGGCCGTAATATTTGACCTAGGACTGCAGATTGCCCTAGTCTCTCACCAAAGTATCATCTTTTCTCTAGAGGCCTCTGCTCGCGCTCGTATCAATGCGATCTTCATGACAGGACTCTTTACGTTTTTTGCTTTGGGATCGTTGATCTCAGTGAGACTTCAACAAGATTATGGATGGACTGCGGTTTTACTTTCAGGGATTGTGACTTCAGCTCTGGCCTTTGTTTTGGCAAGAAAAGCAGCGAAGGAATAA
- a CDS encoding zinc-binding alcohol dehydrogenase family protein — MRALGYTKAHLIDQFNIQEIEIEKPQIKETDLLVQIKAISVNPVDTKIRQRKSSDDSTPIILGWDASGIILEVGADVVDFKIGDEVYYAGELNRAGSNAELQAVDQRLVAKKPKNISFTQAAAMPLTSVTAWEALIENKSLELHSRPTILIIGGAGGVGSMAIQILKAKSNAIVIATASRVDTINWCKELGADFVINHTNDLKTELEKINIKEVDAVFSTTHTSDYLPKLNEIIRPFGNFILIDDPQDLNISHFKQKSIKTTWEFMFSKSLFNYHPEEQGRVLSEIALLVESGKIKSTLKQTLEGLTTANLKKAHETLESSKSFGKIVLNVN; from the coding sequence ATGAGAGCTTTAGGTTATACGAAGGCACATTTAATCGACCAATTTAATATTCAAGAAATTGAAATAGAAAAACCTCAAATAAAAGAAACGGATCTTTTAGTTCAGATAAAAGCGATCTCAGTCAATCCTGTGGACACAAAGATCAGACAACGAAAATCTTCTGATGATTCAACACCTATCATTCTCGGATGGGATGCTTCAGGAATCATTTTAGAAGTTGGAGCTGATGTAGTCGATTTTAAAATTGGTGATGAAGTTTATTACGCCGGTGAATTAAATAGAGCTGGATCAAATGCTGAACTTCAAGCAGTTGACCAAAGATTGGTAGCAAAAAAGCCAAAGAATATTAGTTTTACCCAGGCCGCTGCCATGCCATTAACAAGTGTAACTGCATGGGAAGCTTTGATTGAGAATAAATCACTGGAGCTACACTCTCGCCCTACTATTTTAATTATTGGTGGTGCCGGTGGAGTTGGATCAATGGCCATTCAGATTTTAAAGGCAAAATCAAATGCCATCGTCATTGCGACGGCCTCTAGAGTTGATACTATTAATTGGTGTAAAGAATTGGGTGCTGATTTTGTCATCAATCACACTAACGATCTAAAAACTGAATTAGAAAAAATTAATATCAAAGAAGTAGATGCAGTCTTTAGTACAACTCATACTTCAGACTATCTGCCTAAACTAAATGAAATTATCAGACCCTTTGGAAATTTTATTTTAATTGATGACCCTCAAGATTTAAATATCTCTCACTTTAAACAAAAATCAATCAAAACAACTTGGGAATTTATGTTTAGTAAAAGTCTGTTTAATTATCATCCTGAGGAACAAGGTAGAGTACTTAGTGAAATCGCGCTTCTAGTAGAAAGCGGCAAAATAAAATCCACATTAAAACAAACTCTGGAAGGCCTGACTACTGCGAACTTAAAAAAGGCGCACGAAACTCTTGAGTCATCGAAATCTTTTGGTAAGATCGTCCTAAACGTCAACTAA
- a CDS encoding YceI family protein has protein sequence MKNLTGLFILLNILAFNANAKDFELIKEHSRIAFDVDYMLMTKVDGQFKDFQGFFALNAAENDITKIKIIVKADSVDTNDGKRDFHLRGHEFFFGATYPQITFEAPGPIKIEQGKKMQVPGYLTMRGIKRPIILEGIYKGKLKDPWGKENYFFNLTGELDRKVYGIVWNKTMDAGGALIGDTVRLNLTVQAQVLGEKTPFSTHMVPTTKGIVERDQLSKGTIKKLSTATDPKDQSKPKK, from the coding sequence ATGAAAAATCTGACAGGTCTGTTTATCCTATTAAATATTCTAGCGTTTAATGCAAACGCAAAAGACTTTGAATTAATTAAAGAACACTCGCGCATTGCTTTTGATGTCGACTATATGCTGATGACTAAAGTTGACGGTCAGTTTAAAGACTTCCAAGGATTCTTTGCACTCAACGCTGCTGAAAATGATATTACTAAAATCAAAATTATAGTGAAAGCTGATAGTGTTGACACTAATGATGGAAAAAGAGATTTCCACTTAAGAGGTCATGAATTCTTTTTTGGAGCGACTTACCCGCAAATTACTTTTGAGGCCCCTGGTCCGATTAAAATCGAGCAAGGTAAAAAAATGCAAGTTCCGGGTTACCTTACAATGAGAGGAATTAAGCGTCCTATTATTTTAGAAGGTATTTATAAAGGAAAATTGAAAGACCCGTGGGGAAAAGAGAATTACTTCTTCAACCTGACTGGAGAGCTTGATAGAAAGGTCTATGGTATCGTGTGGAATAAAACAATGGATGCTGGCGGAGCTTTAATTGGTGATACAGTTCGCTTAAATCTCACTGTACAGGCCCAGGTTTTAGGTGAGAAGACTCCGTTTTCAACTCACATGGTTCCGACAACAAAAGGAATCGTAGAGCGCGATCAATTAAGTAAAGGGACTATTAAAAAACTTTCGACTGCAACTGACCCAAAAGATCAAAGTAAACCTAAGAAATAA
- a CDS encoding AraC family transcriptional regulator, which yields MKKEHHHEDLKTLHPMRSFGVVSGITNQVRVTRLEDRLNPAVPFPHKHNFYHLVFITKGSGWHEIDFKRHAVKSGAMFFMMPAQVHSWAMSKDTCGIVVEFENLSMFSGDESFVLTEALRPAASYLSLTGEKKASMSGLYQTMLEEYEAEFRDFEILLRLNLAQLIILFSRFLKSTPVKVSRISKFRDEFNELIEKNYKTHHNVEFYAKAMGVATKSLTAKVNRNLGKNVREIIQDRCILESKRLLAYSDLSVSEIALELGFEDPNYFTRFFKLKTKTNPGKFRQKVRHIC from the coding sequence ATGAAAAAAGAGCATCATCACGAAGATTTAAAGACACTACATCCCATGCGCTCATTCGGAGTAGTTTCGGGAATCACTAATCAGGTAAGAGTCACAAGGCTTGAAGACAGACTTAACCCTGCCGTTCCATTCCCTCATAAACATAATTTTTACCATCTGGTTTTTATCACTAAAGGTTCTGGCTGGCATGAGATAGATTTTAAACGTCATGCTGTTAAAAGTGGTGCGATGTTTTTTATGATGCCAGCACAAGTGCATTCATGGGCAATGAGTAAGGACACGTGCGGGATTGTCGTAGAGTTTGAGAATCTTTCTATGTTTTCTGGTGATGAGTCTTTTGTCCTTACCGAGGCCCTAAGGCCTGCGGCAAGTTACCTGAGTCTCACAGGAGAAAAGAAAGCGAGTATGAGTGGCCTGTATCAGACAATGCTAGAAGAGTACGAGGCGGAGTTCCGCGATTTTGAAATTTTACTCAGACTTAATCTGGCCCAATTAATAATTCTCTTTTCACGATTTCTTAAAAGTACTCCTGTGAAAGTTTCTCGCATTTCAAAGTTCAGGGATGAGTTTAATGAATTGATTGAAAAGAATTATAAAACTCACCACAATGTAGAGTTTTATGCCAAGGCCATGGGAGTGGCGACAAAGTCGTTGACAGCGAAAGTGAATCGCAACCTGGGAAAAAATGTCAGGGAGATTATTCAAGACAGATGCATCCTGGAGAGTAAGAGGTTACTTGCTTATTCTGATTTATCGGTGAGTGAGATCGCATTGGAGTTAGGTTTTGAAGACCCAAATTACTTTACAAGATTTTTTAAATTAAAAACAAAAACGAATCCGGGAAAGTTTAGACAGAAAGTTAGACACATTTGTTAA
- a CDS encoding YceI family protein: MKTKLSLALTVLFFSLSAFALMPNYVPGQYKIDPDHTRVDFVINHFVISEVEGRFNDVKGNFLLAKKFTLSTVEAEIATTSIDTAVAKRDEHLRSKEFFDVATYPRMTFVGKHFTGKPGSFTLVGDLTIKDVTKEVTFRGKYTGSVKDPMGNERVALNMSTKINRKDFHINYDQKIDIGPAVGDDVTIMIRTEGIKTGDVSK, translated from the coding sequence ATGAAAACAAAATTATCCCTCGCACTTACAGTTCTCTTTTTCTCACTAAGTGCTTTTGCCCTTATGCCCAATTATGTTCCAGGCCAGTACAAAATTGACCCGGATCACACGCGCGTTGATTTTGTAATTAACCACTTTGTTATTTCTGAAGTTGAAGGAAGATTTAACGATGTTAAAGGAAATTTTCTTCTAGCTAAGAAATTCACTCTTTCAACAGTGGAAGCAGAAATTGCGACAACTTCAATTGATACTGCGGTTGCAAAAAGAGATGAGCACTTAAGATCTAAAGAGTTTTTTGATGTGGCCACATATCCTAGAATGACTTTTGTAGGTAAGCACTTCACAGGTAAACCTGGATCATTCACTTTAGTTGGTGACCTCACAATTAAAGATGTAACAAAAGAAGTAACTTTCAGAGGGAAATACACTGGATCCGTGAAAGATCCAATGGGCAATGAAAGAGTCGCATTAAACATGAGTACAAAAATTAACCGTAAAGATTTTCATATCAACTACGATCAAAAAATTGATATCGGCCCGGCCGTTGGCGATGACGTAACGATCATGATTCGCACAGAAGGAATCAAGACTGGTGACGTGAGCAAATAA
- a CDS encoding acyl-CoA dehydrogenase family protein produces MENFWDEISDKLKDAFDKAEDRSKKDINLIKNIPAMLSFLGELEGDELLLWLDQARKIKKRRDPKFPPINGDFYDTRSHLTDEEKVILANVRKFMLEEIEPIATEYWLKGEFPFQIIDKMKKLNIIGLTYDKSYGGQGHSNLLEGMIGEEIARVDVSTCTFFGVHSGLALNSIYICGSEEQKREFIPPMIRMEKIGAFGLTEPDVGSAASMGLKTTCKREGDTWTINGEKKWIGNATFADYIIIWAKDVDDHMVKGFIVDRTTNGLTTEKIEDKMSLRIVQNALIKLENVKVKEERRLQNANTFKDTAKVLKMTRAGVAWQAVGCARGAYEHTLQYTMDRRQFDRPIAGFQMTQDLLAQMLSQLTAMQCLTTRLSQLHDLGVMSDEQASLAKVFCTVGCRTITSMSRELMGANGILISNKVARFLGDAEALYSYEGTKQINSLVLGRAITGLSAFV; encoded by the coding sequence ATGGAAAATTTTTGGGACGAGATCAGCGATAAGTTAAAAGATGCTTTTGACAAGGCCGAAGACAGAAGCAAAAAAGATATAAATCTTATCAAGAACATACCGGCCATGTTGTCATTCCTAGGAGAGCTTGAAGGCGACGAGTTGCTTTTATGGCTTGATCAAGCAAGAAAAATCAAGAAGCGTCGTGATCCCAAATTTCCCCCTATCAATGGGGATTTTTACGACACAAGATCGCATTTAACTGATGAGGAGAAAGTTATCCTCGCTAATGTAAGAAAATTCATGCTGGAAGAAATTGAACCAATCGCCACAGAATACTGGTTGAAAGGTGAGTTCCCTTTTCAGATTATTGATAAAATGAAAAAGCTCAATATCATCGGACTGACTTACGACAAATCATACGGCGGGCAAGGGCACTCAAATCTACTTGAAGGAATGATTGGCGAAGAGATCGCTAGAGTCGATGTTTCAACTTGTACTTTTTTTGGTGTGCACTCTGGTCTTGCCTTGAATTCAATTTATATTTGTGGATCAGAAGAACAAAAACGCGAGTTCATTCCACCAATGATTCGAATGGAAAAAATCGGGGCCTTTGGCTTGACTGAGCCCGATGTTGGTTCGGCCGCTTCTATGGGATTAAAAACCACTTGTAAGCGTGAAGGTGATACCTGGACAATTAATGGTGAAAAAAAATGGATCGGGAACGCAACATTTGCCGACTATATTATTATCTGGGCCAAAGACGTCGACGACCATATGGTGAAAGGCTTCATTGTCGATCGCACGACAAATGGTTTAACGACTGAAAAAATTGAAGATAAAATGTCACTGAGAATTGTTCAAAATGCTTTAATCAAATTAGAGAACGTAAAAGTGAAAGAAGAAAGACGTCTGCAAAATGCGAACACGTTTAAAGACACTGCAAAAGTGTTAAAGATGACGAGAGCGGGAGTTGCATGGCAGGCCGTCGGTTGTGCTCGCGGAGCTTATGAACACACTCTTCAGTATACAATGGACCGCCGTCAGTTTGACCGCCCGATTGCAGGCTTTCAGATGACTCAGGATCTGCTGGCACAAATGCTTTCGCAGTTAACGGCCATGCAGTGTCTGACTACCAGATTGAGCCAATTACACGATCTTGGTGTGATGTCTGATGAGCAAGCGTCGCTGGCAAAGGTTTTTTGTACAGTAGGCTGCAGAACCATCACCAGCATGTCGAGAGAGCTAATGGGTGCCAATGGAATTTTAATCTCCAACAAGGTTGCAAGGTTCTTAGGGGATGCTGAAGCTCTATACTCTTATGAAGGAACAAAACAAATCAATAGTCTTGTGCTAGGTAGGGCCATTACTGGTCTTAGTGCTTTTGTTTAA
- a CDS encoding substrate-binding periplasmic protein — translation MILSLLAFSFTSVAGTDLKKMGLPNNRVITITGHPDYPPVIWTNKETKKFQGIAIEMMQMIFNEIDVKVVFINVDNWARAQEEVKSGRIDILLPPYKTEERLPFYNYATEPFIQDETVVFVRKGKEFKFENFQDLLKFPGTAIINDSFGSDFDKFELIHKNITRLSTTEQCFRFVDKNRARYIIAGLNSGLATLVQLHWEDRFVVLPKRVITTGMYAPISLKSKWNIPEVNNYLKEKFAEYNRKGIIKKLEKKYLALLKKENKESKILLNKSTKTSNGPT, via the coding sequence ATGATACTCTCCCTACTCGCCTTTAGTTTTACCTCAGTGGCAGGAACTGACTTAAAAAAAATGGGCCTCCCAAATAACCGAGTGATTACTATCACCGGCCATCCTGATTACCCTCCGGTCATATGGACGAATAAAGAGACCAAAAAATTTCAAGGCATCGCTATCGAAATGATGCAAATGATTTTCAATGAAATAGATGTCAAAGTTGTTTTCATCAACGTGGACAACTGGGCACGTGCTCAGGAAGAAGTGAAAAGCGGAAGGATTGATATACTTCTTCCTCCCTATAAAACAGAAGAGCGTCTTCCTTTTTATAATTATGCAACTGAACCTTTCATACAGGATGAAACAGTTGTCTTTGTGAGAAAGGGCAAAGAATTTAAATTTGAGAACTTTCAAGATTTACTAAAATTCCCCGGCACCGCAATTATCAATGATAGCTTCGGATCTGATTTTGATAAATTTGAATTGATCCATAAAAATATCACTCGTCTTTCTACGACTGAGCAGTGTTTTCGTTTTGTCGATAAAAACCGCGCCCGTTATATTATTGCAGGACTTAACTCAGGGCTGGCCACACTTGTTCAATTGCACTGGGAAGATCGTTTTGTGGTTTTACCAAAAAGAGTTATCACCACCGGGATGTACGCTCCGATTTCACTAAAATCAAAGTGGAACATACCTGAAGTAAATAATTATCTGAAAGAAAAATTCGCCGAATATAATCGCAAAGGCATCATAAAGAAACTAGAGAAAAAGTACCTTGCTCTCTTAAAAAAAGAGAACAAGGAATCAAAGATTTTATTAAACAAAAGCACTAAGACCAGTAATGGCCCTACCTAG
- a CDS encoding TetR/AcrR family transcriptional regulator, with protein MVVKQIKSKNKDRLATEERLLEAAEQVFSKHGFKGATTRMIAKKADVNVALIARYFDGKYGLMIKFIEKKAIQCRFIEMDYPPQETLAAECLCFAKQRLLFFIDDMSLFKIVMVQFLTDPKFLKKFHESLIIFETHPAFEARLNNLIEQKKVAPTINAAQILDIIEDYIFSIVMGKMLIDNISHEEANTYLERFIDIFCKGLESQAKDK; from the coding sequence ATGGTAGTAAAACAAATTAAATCTAAAAACAAAGATCGTTTAGCGACTGAAGAGCGCCTCCTTGAGGCGGCAGAACAGGTATTTTCAAAGCATGGCTTCAAAGGCGCGACTACGCGTATGATTGCTAAAAAAGCTGACGTTAATGTCGCTTTAATCGCCAGATATTTTGATGGTAAGTATGGTCTCATGATTAAGTTCATTGAGAAAAAAGCGATTCAGTGTCGCTTTATTGAGATGGACTACCCACCTCAAGAAACACTCGCTGCAGAATGCTTATGTTTTGCCAAACAAAGACTCTTATTTTTTATTGATGATATGAGTTTATTTAAGATTGTGATGGTTCAGTTTTTAACTGATCCAAAATTTTTAAAGAAGTTTCATGAGTCATTAATTATCTTTGAAACTCACCCGGCATTCGAAGCTCGTCTCAACAACCTGATTGAACAAAAAAAAGTTGCTCCGACAATTAATGCTGCTCAAATTTTAGATATCATAGAAGATTATATCTTCAGCATTGTCATGGGAAAGATGTTAATCGATAACATCTCACATGAAGAGGCCAATACTTATCTTGAACGATTCATTGATATTTTCTGTAAGGGCCTTGAGTCTCAAGCTAAAGACAAATAA
- a CDS encoding TolC family protein produces MLKTIVVIGSIVAGPIAHALTLNEYLTQVEEKSLAYRQGKAQADGSGLVSREADLLTSPYFFAEATRSFDTTLPAPPQSKSWDEKNVGLYSAGLTQTFDFGLEAKLAYTLTKTQYENSNFAAGVESSFWDATPNIELKMPLWGNGFGRTIQAQAEVTRNQNLANQYGALANSQNLLINAEVAYWQLSTAKERVAIQEQALGAGQNIYNYVNKQKQKNLGESADVLQATALIESYKLQLQQAQNDVERAQRAFNTYLNLESTTATPSLEIVDYANLQNIVVPEARPGERLDVKAARAQTALAKASSALILERNKPTLDVIGGYALQGRGLEASRAFNNGNKTEHDSGYVGVMFNMPLNFSAVSDAKAGARRLQESAEISEQNLVYTQDQDWIDLKQKLSESKATLKIARSMEVAQKAKLDNERTRLRQGRTTTYQVLLFEQDYTTAQAARIQSATQILALEAQLKLYQGEK; encoded by the coding sequence ATGTTAAAGACAATCGTGGTCATTGGATCGATTGTGGCGGGGCCTATTGCTCATGCGCTGACTCTCAATGAATACCTAACTCAAGTAGAAGAAAAAAGCTTAGCTTACAGACAAGGAAAAGCTCAGGCAGATGGATCGGGATTAGTTTCTCGTGAAGCTGATCTATTAACTTCGCCTTACTTCTTTGCTGAAGCAACACGCAGTTTCGACACTACACTTCCAGCACCTCCTCAATCAAAATCTTGGGATGAGAAGAATGTTGGCCTTTATAGTGCTGGACTAACTCAAACGTTTGATTTTGGTCTGGAAGCAAAACTTGCTTATACTCTGACAAAAACTCAGTATGAGAACTCAAATTTCGCAGCGGGCGTTGAATCTTCTTTTTGGGATGCAACTCCAAATATCGAATTGAAAATGCCTTTATGGGGTAACGGTTTTGGACGCACAATTCAGGCACAAGCTGAAGTGACAAGAAATCAAAATTTAGCTAATCAGTATGGTGCCCTGGCAAACTCACAAAATCTTTTAATCAATGCTGAAGTTGCTTACTGGCAATTATCGACAGCAAAAGAACGTGTGGCAATTCAAGAGCAGGCCCTAGGTGCTGGTCAGAATATTTACAACTACGTTAACAAACAAAAACAAAAAAACCTTGGTGAAAGTGCCGACGTTCTTCAGGCCACTGCTCTTATTGAATCTTATAAACTTCAATTGCAGCAAGCACAGAACGATGTTGAGCGCGCGCAGCGAGCTTTCAATACTTACTTGAATCTGGAATCAACAACTGCAACGCCAAGTCTGGAGATCGTTGATTACGCGAATCTTCAAAATATCGTGGTTCCAGAAGCTCGTCCGGGTGAAAGATTAGATGTTAAAGCAGCAAGAGCTCAGACTGCTCTGGCGAAAGCATCAAGCGCACTTATTCTTGAAAGAAATAAACCAACACTTGATGTGATTGGTGGTTATGCTCTTCAAGGGCGTGGATTAGAAGCATCACGTGCTTTTAACAATGGAAATAAAACTGAACACGACTCTGGATATGTTGGAGTGATGTTCAATATGCCTCTGAATTTCTCTGCAGTTTCAGATGCAAAGGCCGGAGCAAGACGTTTACAAGAATCTGCTGAAATTAGTGAGCAGAATTTAGTGTACACACAAGACCAGGACTGGATCGATTTGAAGCAAAAACTTTCGGAATCGAAAGCGACGCTTAAAATTGCCCGCTCAATGGAAGTCGCTCAAAAAGCAAAATTAGACAATGAAAGAACTAGATTAAGACAAGGTCGTACGACAACTTATCAGGTTCTTTTATTTGAGCAAGACTACACAACAGCACAAGCTGCACGTATTCAATCAGCGACTCAAATATTAGCACTAGAAGCACAGTTGAAATTATACCAAGGGGAGAAATAA